Proteins from a single region of Synchiropus splendidus isolate RoL2022-P1 chromosome 3, RoL_Sspl_1.0, whole genome shotgun sequence:
- the boc gene encoding brother of CDO, which produces MSGKRDWTPWMKKKSVPVLCALGAVLLCCLQGGTALSDDVPVFSEEPASVVQKLGGSVSLRCSARPASANISWRLNGQQVDDGDFGIVLRPKSLFIPTLTNLTLGRYQCVVSTGAGALASVPANVTAAKLRDFEHDDQQEIEVDEGNTAVIECHLPESQPKAQVRYSVKQEWLETSKGNYLIMPSGNLQIANATQEDEGPYKCAAYNPVTQEVKTSTAADRLRIRRSTSEAARIIYPPASRSIMVTKGQRLVLECVASGIPTPHVTWAKDGQDIRFHNNTRFLLSNLLIDAVAEGDSGTYVCRADNGMGSASSATVLYDVQVFEPPLVTVELQQQEVVYGETVRFSCQARGKPTPSVMWLHNAQPLSPSPRHRVTSRVLRVFNVGPQDEGLYQCMAENGVGSSQASTRLIAISTGTSPRGKLPSMYRPLSPDKVLKEQPPVRPGVIGAMLPLDCSSLPGQILPAEAPVILSQPRTGKADYYELTWRPKHERGAPVLEYMVKYRKVGDPLGEWTSSSISGSLHKLTLAKLQPDSLYEVEMVAKNCAGLGQPAMVTFRTGKGRKGSPVDPPKTPAVPSPSLSPPEAPDKPTVSTATETSAYVTWIPRGNRGFPIQSFRVEYKKVKKAGEDWVTAVENIHPSRLSVEITGLEKGTSYKFRVVAVNVIGSSPPSAPSKAYTVVGGRTHERPVDGPYITYNEAINETTIILKWTYTPVNNTPIYGFYIYYRPTDSDNDSDYKKDVVDGDRYWHSITDLQPETAYDIKMQSFNEKGESEFGNVVILETKARPVHQRPGPTPMPEDLSGQSGGLITRPGDLPYLIVCLVLGGFVSIIVAFIPFCLWRSWAKQKQTSDMPFPAVAAPMSSCQYTMVPLQGRPLPGPCPLDLTPPHEASLVTGEHKPLDCSTCRLVLQQRDCDMECDALLPQTVANGHLPVFHCTPSPERHLQTCCSPGDDSSLQLLDSFHQLPRPQELRGDCSFSGGSKPLDVPTRSCSLLSIEDEGIFTTSSSAATTPQSQDTIQEVTVLPSIASMEDKRTVNTADA; this is translated from the exons ATGTCTGGAAAGCGAGACTGGACTCCgtggatgaaaaagaaaagtgttcCAGTATTGTGCGCTCTGGGTGCAGTACTCCTGTGCTGTCTGCAGGGCGGCACCGCCCTCTCTG ACGACGTTCCAGTGTTCTCGGAGGAGCCGGCCTCCGTGGTCCAGAAGCTGGGAGGAAGCGTGAGTCTGCGCTGCAGTGCTCGACCCGCCTCCGCAAACATCAGCTGGCGTCTCAACGGCCAGCAGGTGGACGATGGAGACTTCGGAATCGTACTGCGGCCCAAGAGCCTGTTTATCCCGACGCTAACCAACCTGACGCTGGGCCGATACCAGTGTGTGGTCAGCACCGGTGCTGGAGCCCTGGCCAGCGTTCCTGCTAATGTCACAGCTGCCA AACTGCGGGACTTCGAGCACGATGACCAGCAGGAAATTGAGGTCGATGAAGGCAACACAGCTGTTATTGAATGTCACCTCCCGGAAAGTCAACCCAAGGCCCAGGTCCGCTACAGCGTCAAGCAGGAATGGCTGGAGACGTCCAAAG GTAACTACCTCATCATGCCGTCAGGGAACCTGCAGATTGCAAACGCCACTCAGGAGGACGAGGGTCCGTACAAGTGTGCCGCCTACAACCCTGTCACGCAGGAGGTCAAAACTTCCACTGCTGCCGACCGCCTGCGAATACGCC GTTCCACATCGGAGGCAGCTCGAATCATCTACCCGCCGGCGTCCCGCTCCATCATGGTGACCAAAGGTCAGCGGCTGGTGCTGGAGTGCGTGGCCAGCGGGATCCCCACGCCTCACGTCACCTGGGCCAAGGACGGACAGGACATCCGCTTCCACAACAACACGCGCTTCCTGCTCAGCAACCTGCTGATCGACGCCGTGGCCGAGGGCGACTCAGGCACCTATGTGTGCCGGGCCGACAACGGCATGGGCTCTGCCAGCTCCGCCACCGTTCTGTACGACGTGCAAGTGTTTG AGCCCCCTCTAGTGAcggtggagctgcagcagcaggaagtggtgTACGGTGAGACGGTGCGCTTCTCCTGCCAGGCCCGTGGTAAACCCACCCCGTCTGTCATGTGGCTGCACAACGCTCAGCCTCTCTCCCCGTCGCCTCGCCATCGCGTGACCTCACGTGTGCTCCGGGTCTTCAACGTGGGCCCTCAGGACGAGGGTCTGTACCAGTGCATGGCGGAGAACGGTGTGGGGAGCTCGCAGGCGTCCACTCGCCTCATTGCCATTTCAACTG gGACCTCCCCTCGTGGGAAGCTGCCCTCCATGTATCGACCTCTCAGCCCGGACAAGGTTCTGAAAGAGCAGCCTCCTGTGAGGCCTGGTGTCATCGGTGCCATGTTGCCTCTGGACTGCTCCTCACTGCCTGGGCAAATCCTGCCAGCAGAGGCACCGGTCATCCTCAGCCAGCCACGCACAGGCAAGGCCGACTACTACGAGCTGACGTGGCGACCCAAACACGAGCGAGGCGCCCCAGTTCTGGAGTACATGGTGAAATACAGAAAG GTGGGCGACCCTCTGGGTGAATGGACTTCCAGCAGCATCTCAGGCTCCCTCCACAAGCTCACACTGGCCAAACTGCAGCCTGACAGCCTGTATGAGGTGGAGATGGTGGCCAAGAACTGCGCCGGCCTGGGACAGCCTGCCATGGTGACTTTCAGAACCGGCAAAG GGCGTAAAGGTAGTCCAGTTGATCCGCCCAAAACCCCAGCAGTCCCATCACCCAGCCTTTCTC CTCCCGAGGCGCCGGACAAGCCCACCGTCTCCACGGCGACGGAAACCTCTGCGTACGTGACCTGGATCCCGCGCGGTAACCGTGGCTTTCCGATCCAGTCATTCCGGGTGGAGTacaagaaggtgaagaaggcGGGCGAGGACTGGGTGACGGCTGTGGAGAACATCCACCCGTCACGTCTGTCGGTGGAGATCACCGGCCTTGAGAAAG GAACCTCCTACAAGTTCAGGGTCGTGGCGGTCAATGTGATCGGATCCAGTCCCCCCAGTGCGCCCTCCAAAGCCTACACGGTGGTGGGAGGCAGAACCCACGAGCGCCCGGTGGATGGCCCTTACATCACCTACAACGAAGCCATCAATGagaccaccatcatcctcaAGTGGACA TACACGCCGGTCAACAACACGCCCATCTACGGCTTCTACATCTACTACCGACCCACCGACAGTGACAACGACAGCGACTACAAAAAGGATGTGGTGGACGGCGACCGCTACTGGCACTCCATCACCGACCTGCAGCCGGAAACCGCTTACGACATCAAGATGCAGAGCTTCAACGAGAAAGGAGAGAGCGAGTTTGGAAACGTGGTCATCCTGGAAACGAAAG CTCGTCCAGTCCACCAGCGGCCAGGACCGACACCCATGCCAGAGGATTTGAGCGGACAGTCCGGCGGTCTGATCACTCGACCGGGCGACCTGCCGTACCTCATCGTCTGCCTGGTCCTGGGAGGGTTTGTCTCCATCATTGTGGCCTTCATCCCCTTCTGCCTGTGGAGATCCTGGGCCAAGCAGA AGCAAACGTCAGACATGCCTTTCCCGGCCGTGGCTGCTCCGATGTCATCCTGTCAGTACACCATGGTCCCCCTTCAAGGGCGGCCGCTCCCCGGCCCCTGCCCTCTGGACCTGACGCCTCCGCATGAAGCCTCCCTGGTTACCGGGGAGCACAAACCACTTGACTGCTCCACCTGCCGGCTGGTGCTGCAGCAG CGGGACTGTGACATGGAGTGTGACGCGTTGCTGCCTCAGACTGTGGCCAACGGACATCTGCCTGTTTTCCACTGCACCCCCAG CCCTGAGCGTCACCTTCAGACCTGTTGCTCTCCTGGAGACGATTCCTCCCTCCAGCTCCTGGACTCTTTCCACCAACTGCCCCGTCCTCAGGAGCTCAGAGGGGATTGCAGCTTCAGTGGAGGGAGCAAGCCGCTGGATGTCCCGACAA GATCATGTTCTCTCCTGTCGATAGAGGATGAAGGGATTTTCACCACCTCATCGTCTGCAGCAacaacaccacagtcccaagACACGATACAGGAAGTGACCGTGCTCCCCAGTATAGCGTCCATGGAGGACAAAAGGACGGTTAACACAGCAGATGCATag